The Stenotrophomonas maltophilia genome includes a region encoding these proteins:
- a CDS encoding metal-dependent hydrolase, which translates to MPSIITHAAVPLALWCAADRGRIPPRLLAAGVIAAMLPDADVLAFALHIPYADAFGHRGASHSLLFAGVLAALAAVLAFFGNCRPWSAQHASGSRRPWSAGVCQPSLASTVQAAVFVFICAASHPLLDAMTSGGLGVALAWPWSEQRFFAPWRPIRVSPFAPQFFSARGLATLLSELRWVWLPLAGAVVAWKLIQPAPAAPRDPS; encoded by the coding sequence ATGCCTTCGATCATCACCCATGCTGCTGTGCCGCTGGCGCTGTGGTGCGCCGCTGATCGCGGCCGCATCCCGCCGCGCCTGCTGGCGGCCGGCGTGATTGCAGCGATGCTGCCCGATGCCGATGTACTGGCCTTCGCGCTGCACATTCCCTACGCCGATGCGTTCGGCCATCGCGGCGCCAGCCATTCGCTGCTGTTTGCCGGCGTGCTGGCGGCATTGGCCGCGGTGCTGGCGTTCTTTGGTAATTGCCGACCTTGGTCGGCGCAGCACGCCTCCGGTAGTCGCCGACCTTGGTCGGCGGGTGTGTGCCAACCAAGCTTGGCATCTACCGTGCAGGCGGCGGTATTCGTCTTCATCTGCGCTGCCAGCCACCCGCTGCTGGATGCGATGACCTCTGGCGGCCTCGGCGTGGCCCTCGCCTGGCCCTGGAGCGAACAACGCTTCTTCGCACCGTGGCGACCGATCCGCGTTTCACCGTTCGCCCCACAGTTCTTCAGCGCGCGCGGCCTGGCCACCCTGCTGTCGGAACTGCGCTGGGTGTGGCTGCCACTGGCTGGCGCCGTTGTTGCCTGGAAACTGATCCAACCCGCTCCTGCTGCCCCACGAGATCCGTCATGA
- a CDS encoding YraN family protein, translated as MVAERSQRGSAVEAAAEQHLQQAGLQPRARNVRYRGGELDLVMDDAGTVVFVEVRYRARSDFGGGAASVDVRKCRRLAHAAQLYLQDNPALANAPCRFDVVDATGEPPQLRWLRDAFRLDDC; from the coding sequence GTGGTCGCTGAGCGCAGCCAACGTGGCTCGGCGGTGGAAGCCGCCGCCGAGCAGCATCTGCAACAGGCGGGACTGCAGCCGCGTGCGCGCAACGTGCGCTATCGCGGCGGTGAACTGGACCTTGTGATGGACGATGCCGGCACCGTGGTGTTCGTGGAAGTGCGCTATCGCGCGCGATCGGATTTCGGTGGCGGTGCCGCTTCGGTGGATGTGCGCAAGTGCCGACGCCTGGCGCACGCCGCGCAGCTGTACCTGCAGGACAACCCGGCGCTGGCCAATGCACCCTGCCGTTTTGATGTGGTCGACGCCACCGGCGAGCCGCCGCAGCTGCGGTGGCTGCGTGATGCGTTCCGGCTGGATGATTGCTGA
- a CDS encoding penicillin-binding protein activator: MNKPAARISALSLSLMLLAGCATTSLTSAPESPAQSQALALIDQGKPRDAALQLEGLAATLRGGARANALADAAWAWHLAGDSARARSLLGQLTARQLTGASLQRYQLTSAELALADKQPGQALALLKDHGDNVLPALRTRWYLARATALQGTGDAFGAATERARAHASLTGSARSENQAAIAGLLGTLDDATLRSRAAALPANDPLYNFAGRALIARGLPLPRPFDRDGAAQFDTSKRPPAMSDGYRPPAKLAVLLPLSGRLATAAQPVRDGLLAAYYGETRRRPDINFIDTAGTPAGALAAYDKAVASGADFVVGPLGRDEVDAVYGRKQLQVPVLALNRGKDAPPAGSAGFSLAPEDDGIVAAEYLRGRERGKALVINSADDTGRRAAAAFAQRFAQRGGQVVATIGVSDAVGDVGAQVRNAGQVDAVFLAVRAPQARLLAPQLALAGAGGATRVGTSQLTIGSGKVEEDVALDGIVYPNEAWNVRSVSGLPSASQVASTLPSARGAAGRLFAFGADAWKITAYLDKLSNEGGLDGATGTLFLDSNGNILRQPAWSTFNGGRPMPIVGGR, from the coding sequence ATGAACAAGCCCGCCGCACGGATCTCCGCCCTGTCGTTGTCGCTGATGCTGCTGGCCGGCTGTGCCACCACCAGCTTGACCAGCGCGCCCGAATCGCCGGCCCAGAGCCAGGCGCTGGCGCTGATCGACCAGGGCAAGCCGCGCGACGCCGCACTGCAGCTGGAAGGCCTGGCTGCCACCCTGCGCGGCGGAGCCCGCGCCAATGCCCTGGCCGATGCGGCCTGGGCCTGGCACCTGGCCGGCGACAGCGCCCGCGCGCGCAGCCTGCTGGGCCAGCTCACCGCCCGCCAGCTGACCGGCGCCAGCCTGCAGCGCTACCAGTTGACCAGTGCCGAGCTGGCGCTGGCCGACAAGCAGCCGGGGCAGGCCCTGGCCCTGCTGAAGGACCACGGCGACAACGTGCTGCCGGCACTGCGGACGCGCTGGTATCTGGCCCGCGCCACTGCGCTGCAGGGCACCGGCGATGCCTTCGGCGCTGCCACCGAACGCGCCCGCGCCCATGCCAGCCTGACCGGCAGTGCGCGCAGCGAGAACCAGGCCGCCATCGCCGGCCTGCTCGGTACCCTCGACGACGCCACCCTGCGCAGTCGTGCCGCCGCCCTGCCGGCCAACGACCCGCTGTACAACTTCGCCGGCCGCGCACTGATCGCACGCGGCCTGCCGCTGCCGCGACCGTTCGACCGCGATGGCGCCGCCCAGTTCGACACCAGCAAGCGCCCGCCGGCGATGAGCGACGGTTATCGCCCGCCGGCCAAGCTGGCCGTGCTGCTGCCGCTCAGCGGCCGCCTGGCCACCGCCGCGCAGCCGGTGCGCGATGGCCTGCTGGCCGCGTACTACGGCGAGACCCGCCGCCGCCCGGACATCAACTTCATCGACACCGCCGGTACCCCGGCCGGTGCCCTCGCCGCCTATGACAAGGCCGTGGCCTCCGGTGCCGACTTCGTGGTCGGCCCGCTGGGCCGCGACGAAGTGGACGCGGTGTACGGCCGTAAGCAGCTGCAGGTGCCGGTGCTGGCGCTGAACCGTGGCAAGGATGCGCCGCCGGCCGGCAGCGCCGGTTTCTCGCTGGCACCGGAAGATGACGGCATCGTCGCCGCTGAATACCTGCGTGGTCGCGAGCGCGGCAAGGCGCTGGTGATCAACAGCGCCGACGATACCGGCCGCCGTGCCGCCGCCGCCTTCGCCCAGCGCTTCGCCCAGCGTGGCGGCCAGGTGGTGGCCACCATCGGTGTCAGCGATGCGGTCGGCGATGTCGGTGCGCAGGTGCGCAATGCCGGCCAGGTCGATGCCGTATTCCTCGCCGTGCGTGCGCCGCAGGCGCGCCTGCTGGCGCCGCAGCTGGCGCTGGCCGGTGCCGGCGGCGCCACCCGCGTCGGCACCTCGCAACTGACCATCGGCAGCGGCAAGGTGGAAGAAGACGTGGCGCTGGACGGCATCGTCTACCCGAATGAGGCCTGGAACGTGCGCAGCGTGTCGGGCCTGCCGTCGGCCAGCCAGGTCGCCAGCACCCTGCCCAGCGCACGCGGTGCAGCCGGCCGCCTGTTCGCGTTCGGCGCCGATGCCTGGAAGATCACCGCCTATCTGGACAAGCTGTCCAACGAAGGCGGCCTGGACGGTGCCACCGGCACCCTGTTCCTGGACAGCAACGGCAACATCCTGCGCCAGCCGGCATGGTCCACCTTCAATGGCGGCCGGCCGATGCCGATCGTCGGTGGTCGCTGA
- the rsmI gene encoding 16S rRNA (cytidine(1402)-2'-O)-methyltransferase gives MSVPTLYVVATPIGNLADLSPRAQEVLRAVAAICAEDTRRSGQLLSHFGIQQPLVALHEHNEEALSQRLVSRLQAGESLALVSDAGTPLVSDPGFRLVRAARAAGIKVSPIPGACAAIAALSVAGLPSDRFSFEGFLPAKASGRRDRLQALAGEVRTMVFYESSHRIAESLADMAAIFGGERPAVLARELTKLFETVLDGDLAGLLAKVEADENQRKGEFVVMVQGAGDDEEAQLAHGRRVYAKLSEHLPPSTAAKLAAELTGAPRKALYGS, from the coding sequence ATGAGTGTCCCAACCCTGTACGTCGTCGCCACCCCGATCGGCAACCTGGCCGATCTGAGCCCGCGCGCGCAGGAGGTGCTGCGCGCGGTGGCGGCCATCTGTGCCGAGGACACCCGCCGCAGCGGCCAGCTGCTGTCCCATTTCGGCATCCAGCAACCGCTGGTGGCCCTGCACGAGCACAATGAGGAAGCGCTGTCGCAGCGCCTGGTCTCGCGCCTGCAGGCGGGCGAATCGCTGGCGCTGGTGAGCGATGCCGGTACCCCGCTGGTCAGCGATCCCGGCTTCCGCCTGGTGCGTGCCGCGCGTGCGGCGGGCATCAAGGTCAGCCCGATTCCCGGTGCCTGTGCTGCCATCGCCGCTTTGAGCGTGGCGGGCCTGCCCAGTGACCGCTTCAGCTTCGAGGGTTTCTTGCCGGCCAAGGCCAGCGGCCGCCGCGACCGCCTGCAGGCGCTGGCCGGTGAAGTACGCACGATGGTGTTCTACGAATCCTCGCATCGCATCGCCGAGTCGCTGGCGGACATGGCGGCGATCTTCGGCGGCGAACGCCCTGCGGTACTGGCGCGTGAGCTGACCAAGCTGTTCGAGACCGTGCTCGATGGCGATCTGGCCGGCCTGCTGGCCAAGGTGGAAGCCGACGAGAACCAGCGCAAGGGCGAGTTCGTGGTGATGGTGCAGGGCGCTGGCGATGATGAAGAAGCGCAGCTGGCGCATGGCCGCCGCGTCTACGCCAAGCTGAGCGAGCATCTGCCGCCGTCGACCGCGGCGAAGCTGGCGGCAGAGTTGACCGGTGCACCGCGCAAGGCGTTGTACGGCAGTTGA
- a CDS encoding DM13 domain-containing protein codes for MRRTLILLATHLLTLGLGFGLGIYLLPILIAPDDPPVAKVQAAMGDARYHTTFRRDLKGSDAVHWAEGKVSVSARQVAFDGKMGPGPDYKVYLVRDFVDNKADFLKIKAQAQRIGEVKTFNRFLVEVPANVNVDDYTTVVVWCERFEQFISAGQYRTPG; via the coding sequence ATGCGCCGTACCCTCATCCTGCTCGCCACCCACCTGCTCACCCTCGGCCTGGGCTTCGGCCTGGGCATCTACCTGCTGCCCATCCTGATCGCTCCCGATGACCCGCCGGTCGCGAAGGTGCAGGCGGCAATGGGCGACGCCCGCTACCACACCACCTTCCGTCGCGACCTCAAGGGCAGCGACGCGGTGCACTGGGCCGAAGGCAAGGTCAGCGTCAGCGCCCGCCAGGTCGCGTTCGACGGCAAGATGGGCCCGGGGCCGGACTACAAGGTCTACCTGGTCCGCGACTTTGTCGACAACAAGGCCGATTTCCTGAAGATCAAGGCGCAGGCCCAGCGCATCGGCGAGGTGAAGACCTTCAACCGCTTCCTGGTGGAGGTGCCCGCGAACGTGAACGTGGACGACTACACCACCGTGGTGGTGTGGTGTGAACGGTTCGAGCAGTTCATCTCCGCCGGGCAGTACCGTACGCCGGGTTGA
- a CDS encoding NRDE family protein: protein MCLLALGWMHHPRWRLVMTGNRDEFHARPTAALATWQDETSVIGGRDLRSGGGWAAVGAGGRMAVVTNVRDPLAAQTGPSRGALVADFLRGRDPAAVHIDRLATVAGAYAPFNLLLADGDSLEYLGNHPAERQSLGPGVHGMSNGALDAPWPKTRRLMDALSAWLQAGDEDLAPLWAALADEHRPADSDLPDTGIGLERERWLSPAFIRGDDYGTRASTVLLIDADGHGEIHERRFGPQGAANGQSHVIF from the coding sequence ATGTGCCTGCTCGCTCTTGGCTGGATGCACCACCCGCGCTGGCGGCTGGTGATGACCGGCAACCGTGATGAGTTCCACGCCCGCCCGACCGCGGCGCTGGCCACCTGGCAGGATGAGACCTCCGTCATCGGAGGGCGCGACCTGCGCTCCGGCGGTGGCTGGGCCGCCGTCGGCGCCGGCGGCCGCATGGCCGTGGTCACCAATGTCCGTGATCCGCTGGCCGCACAGACCGGCCCGTCCCGGGGAGCACTGGTGGCCGACTTCCTGCGCGGCCGCGACCCCGCCGCCGTGCATATCGACCGGCTGGCCACCGTGGCGGGCGCGTATGCGCCCTTCAACCTGCTGCTGGCCGATGGCGACAGCCTGGAGTACCTGGGCAACCACCCCGCCGAGCGCCAGAGCCTGGGCCCGGGTGTGCATGGCATGTCCAACGGCGCGCTGGACGCGCCCTGGCCGAAGACCCGACGGCTGATGGACGCGCTGTCGGCGTGGCTGCAGGCCGGCGATGAGGACCTGGCCCCGCTCTGGGCCGCGCTGGCCGACGAACATCGCCCCGCCGACAGCGACCTGCCCGACACCGGCATCGGCCTGGAACGCGAGCGCTGGCTGAGCCCGGCCTTCATCCGCGGCGACGATTACGGCACCCGCGCCAGCACCGTGCTGCTGATCGATGCCGATGGCCACGGCGAGATCCACGAGCGCCGCTTCGGCCCGCAGGGTGCAGCCAACGGACAGAGCCACGTCATTTTCTGA
- the mraZ gene encoding division/cell wall cluster transcriptional repressor MraZ: MFQGETAITVDDKGRMAVPTAYRDLVARASNNRLVLTYNPFEAGCLWLYAESEWERVRDDVMSKPNTQRVVRLLQQKLVGSAAHLELDGNGRISIPASHRGAVGIEKKAVLLGMGDKFELWSEQAHRALIQQTLSDEDLGDGLLDLKL; the protein is encoded by the coding sequence GTGTTCCAGGGCGAGACGGCCATCACAGTTGACGATAAAGGGCGCATGGCGGTTCCCACCGCTTACCGCGACCTCGTCGCGCGCGCCAGCAACAACCGTCTCGTGCTGACCTACAACCCGTTCGAAGCCGGCTGCCTGTGGCTGTATGCAGAGTCGGAATGGGAGCGGGTCCGCGACGACGTCATGTCCAAGCCCAACACCCAGCGCGTCGTGCGCCTGTTGCAGCAGAAGCTGGTCGGCTCGGCCGCCCATCTGGAACTGGACGGCAACGGTCGCATCAGCATCCCCGCCAGCCACCGCGGTGCGGTGGGCATTGAGAAGAAGGCGGTATTGCTCGGTATGGGCGACAAGTTCGAATTGTGGAGCGAGCAGGCGCATCGGGCCCTGATCCAGCAGACGTTGTCTGACGAGGATCTGGGTGATGGGTTGCTCGACCTGAAGTTGTGA
- the rsmH gene encoding 16S rRNA (cytosine(1402)-N(4))-methyltransferase RsmH → MRPEAQTGHLPVSQSPAVHLPVLYTQVLEGLRVIENGRYLDGTFGRGGHARGVLTQLGPEGRLLVMDKDPEAIAVAERDFAPDPRVSIFRGSFAQLLQWDATAEGLDGVLFDLGVSSPQLDVAERGFSFGKDGPLDMRMDPDSGESAAQWINRVEEREIADVLWTYGEERQSRRIARAIVARREKQPFSRTAELAELIASVMPRGKDKIHPATRSFQAIRIHINRELADLEAGLDAAVERLKPGGRLAVISFHSLEDRIVKQYMNRLAKAPPANRRLPEAVAFVPTLDLIGGAIKATDEELAANPRARSAVLRVAQKREADA, encoded by the coding sequence ATGCGCCCAGAAGCGCAGACCGGTCACCTTCCGGTGTCGCAGTCGCCGGCGGTGCACCTGCCGGTCCTGTACACCCAGGTCCTTGAAGGCCTGAGGGTGATCGAAAACGGACGTTATCTGGATGGCACGTTCGGTCGTGGCGGTCATGCACGTGGCGTGCTCACCCAGCTCGGTCCCGAGGGGCGCCTGCTGGTCATGGACAAGGATCCGGAAGCCATCGCCGTTGCCGAGCGCGATTTCGCGCCGGACCCGCGCGTGTCCATCTTCCGTGGCAGCTTCGCCCAGCTGCTGCAGTGGGATGCGACGGCCGAAGGCCTGGACGGCGTGCTGTTCGACCTGGGCGTGTCGTCGCCGCAGCTCGACGTGGCCGAACGTGGCTTCAGCTTCGGCAAGGACGGCCCGCTGGACATGCGCATGGACCCGGACAGCGGTGAAAGCGCCGCGCAGTGGATCAACCGCGTGGAAGAGCGCGAAATTGCCGACGTGCTGTGGACCTATGGCGAAGAACGCCAGAGCCGCCGCATCGCCCGTGCCATCGTGGCCCGCCGTGAGAAGCAGCCCTTCTCCCGCACCGCCGAACTGGCCGAGCTGATCGCCTCGGTGATGCCGCGTGGGAAAGACAAGATCCACCCGGCCACGCGCAGCTTCCAGGCCATCCGCATCCACATCAACCGCGAGCTGGCCGATCTGGAAGCCGGGCTCGATGCGGCCGTGGAACGGCTCAAGCCCGGTGGCCGGCTGGCGGTGATCAGCTTCCATTCGCTGGAAGACCGCATCGTCAAGCAGTACATGAACCGCCTGGCCAAGGCGCCGCCGGCCAACCGCCGCCTGCCTGAGGCGGTGGCGTTCGTGCCGACGCTGGACCTGATCGGCGGTGCCATCAAGGCGACCGACGAGGAACTGGCCGCCAACCCGCGTGCGCGCAGCGCCGTGCTGCGCGTGGCGCAGAAGCGGGAGGCCGACGCATGA
- the ftsL gene encoding cell division protein FtsL, with protein MSRLLLIILLASTVASAIGVVFVRHRHRQTFIELSRAERKRDDINLEFGRLQLEQATLAEANRVDRIAREKLGMKFPEAADIVVVRP; from the coding sequence ATGAGCCGGCTGCTGCTGATCATCCTGCTGGCGTCCACCGTGGCCTCGGCGATCGGCGTCGTGTTCGTGCGTCACCGTCATCGGCAGACGTTCATCGAACTGTCGCGCGCCGAGCGCAAGCGCGATGACATCAACCTGGAATTCGGCCGACTGCAGCTGGAGCAGGCGACCCTGGCCGAGGCCAACCGTGTCGATCGCATCGCCCGCGAGAAGCTCGGCATGAAGTTCCCCGAGGCCGCCGACATCGTGGTGGTGCGGCCATGA
- a CDS encoding peptidoglycan D,D-transpeptidase FtsI family protein, which yields MSKAGRNRPRNAFNLRQRLRWVALALGLCSVSLVGRAAYVQIINSDFYQRQGEARYLRELPIKTSRGMITDRNGEPLAVSTPVASIWVNPQDLLRSPERIPELAQAVGMSVDELSSRLSQKSDKEFMYLRRRINPDEAEKVVALKIPGVAAQREFRRFYPQGEAMAHVLGFTNIDDRGQEGLELAFDEWLRGKAGAKRVIRNRKGETVESDLLRAAEPGKDLTLSIDRRIQYLAFKELRNALVANKAAGGSMVIMDVTTGEILAMVNLPTYNPNSLTGALPDARRNRAVTDLVEPGSTMKPLTIATALQAGAVTKDTIIDTNPGYMQVARFTIRDVPRNNGVLNVTGVITRSSNIGAAKVAAKMPDQVFYDGVRRFGYGSVPHSGFPGESGGVVRRPANWDGATKTTMSYGYGLNVTPLQIATAYSALANGGKLIAPTFVKGQRNEAHQIIDESVARQVVAMMETVVTQGGAKQAAVLGYRVAGKTGTARKTGPGGYERGHYNALFAGVVPATNPRFATVIVINDPQAGKFYGGLVSAPVYHNVMEGTLRLMDVPLDDLQSWLAAQQSGKVGHSASILPAPPAETALPVDAAAEFDAALPSAHAQTPPTTGGTQ from the coding sequence ATGAGCAAGGCCGGCCGCAACCGCCCGCGCAATGCCTTCAACCTGCGCCAGCGCCTGCGCTGGGTCGCGCTCGCGCTCGGCCTGTGCTCGGTGTCGCTGGTCGGTCGTGCTGCCTACGTGCAGATCATCAACAGCGACTTCTACCAGCGCCAGGGCGAGGCCCGTTACCTGCGCGAGCTGCCGATCAAGACCTCGCGCGGCATGATCACCGACCGCAACGGCGAGCCGCTGGCGGTATCCACGCCGGTCGCCTCGATCTGGGTCAATCCGCAGGACCTGCTGCGTTCGCCCGAGCGCATCCCGGAGCTGGCCCAGGCGGTCGGCATGTCGGTGGATGAGCTGAGCAGCCGCCTGTCGCAGAAGTCGGACAAGGAATTCATGTACCTGCGCCGCCGGATCAATCCGGACGAGGCAGAGAAGGTGGTCGCGCTGAAGATTCCGGGCGTGGCCGCGCAGCGCGAGTTCCGCCGCTTCTACCCGCAGGGTGAAGCGATGGCGCACGTGCTGGGCTTCACCAACATCGACGACCGCGGCCAGGAAGGCCTGGAGCTGGCGTTCGACGAATGGCTGCGCGGCAAGGCCGGTGCGAAGCGGGTGATCCGCAACCGCAAGGGCGAGACCGTCGAGAGCGATCTGCTGCGCGCCGCTGAGCCGGGCAAGGACCTGACCCTCAGCATCGACCGCCGCATCCAGTACCTGGCGTTCAAGGAACTGCGCAACGCGCTGGTGGCCAACAAGGCAGCGGGCGGTTCGATGGTGATCATGGACGTGACCACCGGCGAGATCCTGGCCATGGTCAACCTGCCGACCTACAACCCGAATTCGCTGACTGGCGCGCTGCCCGATGCGCGCCGCAACCGTGCGGTGACCGACCTGGTCGAGCCGGGTTCGACGATGAAGCCGTTGACCATCGCTACCGCGCTGCAGGCCGGTGCGGTGACCAAGGACACCATCATCGACACCAATCCGGGCTACATGCAGGTGGCCCGCTTCACCATCCGCGACGTGCCGCGCAACAACGGCGTGTTGAACGTGACCGGTGTCATCACCCGCAGTTCCAACATCGGCGCGGCCAAGGTCGCGGCGAAGATGCCGGACCAGGTGTTCTATGACGGTGTGCGCCGATTCGGCTATGGCTCGGTGCCGCACAGCGGCTTCCCGGGTGAATCCGGTGGCGTCGTGCGACGCCCGGCCAACTGGGACGGTGCCACCAAGACCACGATGTCCTACGGCTACGGCCTGAACGTGACGCCGCTGCAGATCGCTACCGCCTATTCGGCGCTGGCCAATGGCGGCAAGCTGATCGCGCCGACTTTCGTCAAAGGCCAGCGCAACGAAGCGCATCAGATCATCGATGAGAGCGTCGCCAGGCAGGTGGTGGCGATGATGGAAACCGTGGTCACCCAGGGCGGCGCCAAGCAGGCGGCGGTGCTGGGCTACCGCGTGGCCGGCAAGACCGGTACCGCGCGCAAGACCGGTCCGGGTGGTTACGAGCGGGGTCATTACAACGCGCTGTTCGCCGGCGTGGTGCCCGCCACCAACCCGCGCTTCGCCACCGTCATCGTCATCAACGATCCGCAAGCCGGCAAGTTCTACGGTGGCCTGGTGTCGGCGCCGGTCTACCACAACGTGATGGAAGGCACCCTGCGCCTGATGGACGTGCCATTGGACGACCTGCAGTCATGGCTGGCCGCACAGCAGTCCGGCAAGGTCGGCCACTCGGCCTCGATCCTGCCTGCGCCGCCGGCCGAGACCGCGCTGCCGGTGGATGCCGCCGCTGAATTCGATGCTGCGCTGCCGAGCGCGCACGCCCAGACGCCGCCCACTACGGGAGGCACGCAATGA
- a CDS encoding UDP-N-acetylmuramoyl-L-alanyl-D-glutamate--2,6-diaminopimelate ligase yields MSPSMLLSQLLPDVALAGHDPVLTGLVLDSRAVRPGNAFVAIAGFGAHGLGFVEQARAAGASVILFEPPAPAELPAPADAIAVPGLRARMGAMADQFHGAPSRAMAMVGVTGTNGKTSTVQLLAQAWHLLGTPSGSIGTLGAGLYGAVEPTGFTTPLVLQMHALLAQLRDAGARAVAMEVSSHALDQGRVDAVHYDVAVFTNLTRDHLDYHGDMASYGAAKARLFHRPGLKAAVINLDDAFGGQLFAGLPAGVQPIGLSSRGATDASVRAEALQLDGRGIAFELVIDGQRAAVQSPLLGRFNVDNLLAVAGTLHAQGQPLPRIAEVLSALQPIRGRMNRLGGEDGLPTVVVDYAHTPDALEQALDSLHGHLQGTLFCVFGCGGERDTGKRPQMAAIAERLANKVIVTDDNPRGEDGDVIVADILAGFTDASAVTVQRSRARAIGLAVKRAGAGDIILIAGKGHEPYQEVNGVRHDFDDTEVAAAALAAKAGVLEAQAGEGTA; encoded by the coding sequence ATGAGTCCTTCGATGTTGCTTTCGCAGTTGCTTCCGGACGTTGCCCTTGCAGGGCACGACCCCGTTCTGACCGGCCTGGTGCTGGACAGCCGCGCCGTGCGTCCCGGCAATGCCTTCGTCGCCATCGCCGGTTTCGGCGCGCATGGCCTGGGCTTTGTCGAGCAGGCCCGCGCCGCCGGTGCCAGCGTCATCCTGTTTGAACCGCCGGCGCCTGCCGAACTGCCGGCACCGGCCGATGCGATCGCCGTGCCGGGCCTGCGCGCACGCATGGGTGCGATGGCCGACCAGTTCCATGGCGCGCCGTCGCGGGCGATGGCGATGGTCGGTGTCACCGGCACCAACGGCAAGACCTCCACCGTGCAGCTGCTGGCCCAGGCCTGGCACCTGCTCGGTACGCCCAGTGGCAGTATCGGCACGCTGGGCGCCGGACTTTATGGTGCGGTCGAGCCGACCGGCTTCACCACGCCGCTGGTGCTGCAGATGCATGCGCTGCTGGCGCAGCTGCGCGACGCCGGTGCGCGCGCGGTGGCGATGGAAGTCAGCTCGCATGCGCTGGACCAGGGTCGCGTGGATGCCGTGCACTACGACGTGGCGGTGTTCACCAACCTCACCCGCGACCATCTGGACTACCACGGCGACATGGCCAGCTACGGCGCGGCCAAGGCGCGGCTGTTCCACCGTCCGGGCCTGAAGGCCGCGGTGATCAATCTGGACGACGCGTTCGGCGGCCAGCTGTTCGCCGGCCTGCCGGCGGGCGTGCAGCCGATCGGCCTGAGCTCGCGCGGTGCCACCGACGCCAGCGTGCGCGCCGAGGCGCTGCAGCTGGATGGCCGTGGCATTGCCTTCGAACTGGTCATCGACGGCCAGCGCGCGGCGGTGCAGTCGCCGCTGCTGGGCCGCTTCAACGTGGACAACCTGCTGGCGGTGGCCGGCACCCTGCACGCGCAGGGCCAGCCGCTGCCGCGCATCGCCGAGGTGCTGTCGGCACTGCAGCCGATCCGTGGCCGCATGAACCGCCTGGGCGGCGAAGACGGCCTGCCGACCGTGGTGGTCGACTACGCACACACCCCGGACGCGCTGGAACAGGCGCTGGACAGCCTGCATGGCCACCTGCAGGGCACGCTGTTCTGCGTGTTCGGCTGCGGCGGCGAGCGTGATACCGGCAAGCGCCCGCAGATGGCGGCCATTGCCGAGCGCCTGGCCAACAAGGTCATCGTCACCGACGACAACCCGCGTGGCGAGGATGGCGACGTGATCGTGGCCGACATCCTGGCCGGCTTCACCGATGCCTCCGCCGTGACCGTGCAGCGCAGCCGCGCGCGTGCGATCGGCCTGGCGGTGAAGCGTGCCGGTGCCGGTGACATCATCCTGATCGCTGGCAAGGGCCACGAGCCGTACCAGGAAGTGAATGGCGTGCGCCATGACTTCGACGACACCGAAGTGGCCGCCGCTGCACTGGCGGCCAAGGCCGGTGTACTAGAGGCGCAGGCCGGGGAGGGCACCGCATGA